Proteins encoded by one window of Vidua chalybeata isolate OUT-0048 chromosome 8, bVidCha1 merged haplotype, whole genome shotgun sequence:
- the NDUFB8 gene encoding NADH dehydrogenase [ubiquinone] 1 beta subcomplex subunit 8, mitochondrial: MAAGALRGVLWPRAAAGLRAARAALAAPSGARAASEMSKDMMPGPYPRTPEERAAAAKKYNMRVEDYQPYPDDGLGYGDYPMLPNKSQYERDPWYEWDQPDMRHNWGEPMHWNFDMYIRNRVDTSPTVVPWHTMSKHFLLFLSIMLIMFGLGEIYPAYRPVGPKQYPFNDLYLEKGGDPNKEPPTVIHYEI; this comes from the exons ATGGCGGCGGGCGCTCTCCGCGGTGTCCTCTGGCCCCGGGCGGCCGCCGGGCTCAGGGCGGCCCGGGCCGCCTTGGCGGCGCCTTCGGGGGCGCGGGCGG CCTCGGAGATGTCCAAGGACATGATGCCTGGGCCGTATCCGCGGACTCCGGAGGAGCGGGCAGCCGCTGCGAAGAAGTACAACATGCGGGTGGAGGACTATCAGCCCTACCCCGACGATGGCTTGGG GTATGGTGACTATCCCATGCTCCCTAATAAGTCGCAATATGAGAGAGACCCCTGGTACGAGTGGGACCAGCCAGACATGAGGCACAACTGGGGAGAGCCG ATGCACTGGAATTTTGACATGTACATTCGGAACCGGGTTGATACATCCCCCACTGTCGTTCCCTGGCACACCATGAGCAAacacttccttctctttttgaGCATAATGCTGATCATGTTTGGTCTTGGAGAGATCTACCCAGCCTACAGGCCTGTG GGACCGAAGCAATATCCCTTCAATGACCTGTAtctggagaaaggaggagaCCCCAATAAAGAGCCACCAACGGTGATACATTATGAAATTTGA